In Vitis vinifera cultivar Pinot Noir 40024 chromosome 4, ASM3070453v1, the genomic window attttttttagttttttaaaacccaTTTTTATGGTgtccaattttttattattttaaattaacattttttcccattaaattttttagccttattttaaaaagaactttttttaatttttatttttattaatacaatGTTTCAAACATTTCAATGGAGCCTTTAGATCTCACCTTACAATTGGCAGACTTACAATCTAACACCCTTCATCTTTACTCAATAATAAAAGtgattaagattaaaaaaaaaaaaaaagaattaaagaaaggAGCATAGAGACAGAATCTAGCAAAGACTTAATGGGCAAAGCATTAATCACAAGTACAATCATTTTAGAATAATAATTGACATCATCACCACccattctttttcatatttatcttatttttaggGTGGAAAGGTAAAGGGTAAATTATTCCAACTTTCACTGTGAACAAATCTACACTACCCAACCCCCACATCTCCTGTTTGTCTTCCACTCACTCCCCCCAAAACTCTTCTTTTCCCAGTCTCTGTCTCAAGAGATTTAACAAAGAAACACacaaagaagggaaaagaaatCTCTCTATGGAAGCCTTTTTCAGTCTCATCACCCATCTCTCACTTCTCATTCTTCTCTTCCAAGCTGCTCATTCTGGTACTGTCACAGGAAATGGAGTTGCAGATCAATGGAGACACCCCCGTGTCCATTATGTTCAAGAGTCCATCAGTAAGTACGCAAATGCACACCAAGCTCATGCACTTCCTCAACAATTATGCAAATTTACCTCTACTCATTgcattttttgttcttgatgagttcttttgattttttctttttcttttttcttgcttttctaCGACTCCCTCAAAACCTGCGAAGAGGGTTTCGAGCTGCGTGAAGACGACATGGCTTTCTCGCCAGAATCATCTCCATTAGCAGCTCCTGCACCAACTCCAGGTGGAGTTATATCAACCTCACCGGACTACACTTGGCCTTTCCACTACAAACAAGTGAATTCACCAAGCTCATCACCCACAAACAGCCCTCCATCAGCAGATGCAGATGAGGGTATGCCCTTTATTAACAGTAATCCCACCGTCCCTCTCCCCACCGGTGAAACTGACTCTGTTACCATACGACCCTTGCCCATTTCTGCTCACCAAGACCAGGTAATTTTTTACTGTTTTTTCCTTGACATATTTCACTTGCCCATCGATCAGTCATGCAATTATTAGCCTgtttgaaacaaaaacaaaaacagaagtTTTGGACCTCCTTATCATTGTAGTTTTGGCGTTGTGGGCTTCCCTTCCCATGAACCCACCGAAAAAGCTAAAAACCATGATTGTGTTGCCGCTAGCTGTAATGTACTATTTTTCTTTGGTTAGATGAATTAAAGTGGGGTGGGGTTTTGACGGAATAAACTGTGGGTGCATGTGCAGATGGAGGCCGTGCTTGCATTTCAGATTACAGTTAGTTTTATGGTTTGCGTCATACTCTTTAAGGGATGATTACATCATCAATAACACGGTCTTCaccttaatttcttttcttttcttttcctccattACTTTTCTTCTTTGCTTCAGAAATGGCTTATGTAGTAATTTACTTCACAATATTGGTCTATGTATGTGTAcgtatgtttttgtttttcttctgttttccATTCATAGACTATAGTGgctttatttgtttctttttcttttttatttttcttaggaCCAACCAAAAGGGGTCTACTTTTGCAATCATCTGAGCAACTCTCTTTTTGACAAGAATCTAACTTTTCttcatgcaataataataatgaacgTGGCTGTAGCAACGTTAGGTGGGGGAATTTTTCAGCTGTTTTCTTTTTGCAAGAATTCTAGAGCTTGGATTAATGAATCTAAGGATGGATTCACCTTCCACATATGCAGATGgtgggttgggttgggttgggttggttTACAGTCAAAACCTTCTTCCTGGTTATTAGAAGTTTAGAACTCAGCAGGCTTTACATTTTAGGGGATTTTGCTGGTGAGACAGTCATACCCACAGGCTCAGCTTATGTAATTCATGTATCAGCTGATGTTCATGGCTTCTCCACCATAAGAAACCATCCAATAATTTAGTGTCCATCTTAgatagatgaaaaaaataatggttttgaaaattgtttaaaaaaaaaaattgagatgtCAAAAGAGACTCTGATACAgcaaatttttaagttttctaaaacttactttattttttttaagatacaaaataaatctttactttttcttgCAAACAAACATTCAAAccttatttggtaattatttttaaaaacagctctaaaaaaacaatttttaaaaaccattttaatgttatgtaaaataaaaatttatttgaaaactttaaatatttttaatttgttttttaatattttgaaacatattataaaaataattattatatacaatattttatttttaatcattctatatgtttatatgattatttttaaaacaactttcaaaaaataattaaaaacaactaaaatatgtttttttaaataaaaaaaaaacctaccttattttcttcttttttttaaaaaaaaacaaatttctaaatattagtcaatttttttttttttgttacgaagaacaaaagaaattgttcttgaaaacaattgtcCAATAGacccctaattttttttattattattatttaattttttgaatgcCAATATAACCTTCTGATTTGGAGTCAACAAGGACAATTGTACAACAATAGACTGCATCCATTTTGGGGTAGGATGGAAACCATGACCATGTTCATCATGGAGAGAACCCATACAAACAAACCAAGCGGTTGGGGTTAAAGCTTTTTGAGTACAGGTTGAGAAAGAAGGCATGAATCCATCCACAAGAATGGAATTATTACAGAACATCAATGACTGATAAAATAGAGCCATCACCTGAAATGATATCTAATATTTAGAATGGCTGCTTCTAATTCTTAAAGGATGACTAATACATAATCAGCCATTTGCTACTAGTGCTTTTACCTTCAAATGCTATGTAAGGTATGGCAAGCTAAACAAATACGCTCCCTAACAATTCATCCAAAGCTGGAATGATGCTTCCTGAATCGACtcaattgaaaatttcaacAGAATACACCCAAAAACCAATTCTCATGCCATAATGCAACAGGAGTTTCTGATGCAAAGCAAGGAACATGATAATGGCCAACCACAATAAGCAAGAAATAACTAATGAAGATTAAGGGCAAACGAATATTGGAACAAGATTATATCTTTCAAACTGTGGTACCTGTTTGGATGCCATAAAAAGAACCATAAACTTCATAGCCGCTGGGGTACTGCCTAACAAACTCTCTTTCCTGTTCAATAATCACTTGTAGTGTTCAAAACTTTCAGCAATTATATAAAGTGGATCAACTAGAGCTGGCCATTCGAGGAAACGAGATCTCCATCATTTCCAACTGTATCAAATTGATGACCAGGAACCAAATTCAACTTGTAAATAGCACTAATATCTGCTTCATGATCCTAACCTCGGAAGAATCAACAACTCCTGTGACCTactaattccaaaaaaattttgTGATGTATATGATCAGGGATATGTTATGAAAAGCCCAAATTCCTTTGCATTATGAAGTTCCACACTGAGAGACAGGATGCATCCTTCTCTCGCTTTCTCTCATCAAGAACTTTCAGCTATGCATCCTTGACTCACCTGATTTTTTCAAGCTCCCTAATATACCATCAATCAATTTGTCCTTATCATCTCCATGGTCTGAAACAAAAGAATAGCTCCTAACAGGTCTTTGCTTCTTTCTGCAGTTTATTGGAGAAGTGTCATCCTCAGAGAAAAATCCAGATGAACCAGATGACTTCAAATCATTTCTGGAACAATCAATCATGCCATCAGCATTTTCTACCCCATCCCTTCTCTTGTTATCTTCTTTACTGCTGTACCATGAATCAAGAATCCGTAATAATGAGCTGTCTTCCTTGCTTATTTTAGGCCTCTCTTGCCTGTCAGTTCCAGTTGAGAGCGAGGTCTCCCCTTCTGAATCTGAAAAATCATCATCTGATGGGGAAGGTTCATAGTCAAGATGTACCTGTCTCACtgtctcttcttttttcttccttcgTAACTCTGATTCCATTTCATTTCTGTTAGAATTTGTGTCAGCAACAGGCCCAAGTTCTTCCCATGGAGAGTCAAGATCATCTTCCTTCCTGGATGCATCAGACAATTCACTATCTGAATTACCTACCTTTCCACTGACATTGTCCTCCTGACCATTAGTATCAGAACTTTCCAAAAGGGAACCTTTAGAAGCTGTCCAGGAAGGAACAATATAGGTAGATTCTATTTTCACCCCAGGCATTATCTGCAGAAGTGATGCCAATCTTTGGTAACCAAGCTTCTGTACATCAAGTGAATAGCCATACCTCTCTAGGAACAATTTTCTGAAGGCACCCATATTGAACCCTTCTGGGTATTCCTTCAAAATCTCATCCACAAGCTTTTGACAATGGGCCAATATCTCACTTCTAGATCTGTCCAGCATTTTCTTGTCAATGACAGGTCGAGACGCTCCAGTATGAGGTAAATTTTGATCTCTCTTCTCTCCATGTTCCAGTTGCCTCTGCAAGTTTGACTGTGATTGCGTGCCTAAAAAGATTGAGCTCAACCCATTTGAAACATGAGGTTGACTTGAAGTAGATTTCTTTCCAACAGGCCAAATGACTTTGAAAGGTGAAGTTTGAGTGGGGTTTTCTTCAACCCATTTTTTATCTGAAATTAATAAATCCACCAAGTGAAGCAGATCAGTTTCCGTGAGAGATCCAAGAACCAGAGGCCCTTCCTTGCGCAGATTTTGTGCCATTTGTTCCCTGAGATAGATCAGAATAGTAAAGGAATATTACACCATGACATTAGCAGCAACTcgtataaattttgaaagatataTCAAGGTTTAAACACCTGTATTGGTATAAATTTTGGTCATTTAGGAACTGTTCTACGTTCATGTAATTACAAGGAATTACCACAGAAGTTTGCAGGAGTATCAAAAGTAAAAAAGCAATTGGAGTACAACTTCATTAAGTGATGATAACATCAACCATGCTAATAAGCAATAGCATTTTATGtgataaaaaattgacaaatgtTTTAACTGGACACATGAGAGCGCATCCTCCCATTTCCTCTGTATGCAAAAAGGCATTTAAGTGTCACGTATTCCATGATAGACCAACATTCATTTTATACAAAGATCTTTACAAAAAGCTTCCCACCCAAGACTCCATCCCAAATCAAGCTACCCACATCCTTCCCTCGTCTCCCAACTCATGGATTATCCTTGAGATATATCCAACACTTCATTATAGACAACAAGCATACCAAAATCCTCCTAGAATATTCATTCGTCAATCCCTGCTCAAACTTCCTTCTCACCCTTCTAAGACCAAAACTCTATCTCATTCAGCAAGAAAACTGGCTGACTACATTTGAAATGATACTAAAACTCCTCCCCCACCCCTCTCCATAGAGATCTACTTGCCAACTTCTCCATCTCTCTGATGCAGAACACAGAATCATAACATGATATGAATCAGAAAAATAGACAACATGCCTGCAATAGTAGTGAGTCCTCCCTTTAACCACATCTCAAATGCCATTTGCAAGAAAAGGCACACCACTGGTAACTTTTTAATGAACTTCTATTTTTCCTATTGAAAAAAAGGCACACCAGTTATAAACCCAATAAGTCATAGAAGAATACCAGTTTTACATCTAAGACGTCTCAATCAATTGTACAGAAAAACACACCATGACATCTGCAAATACAGACTTCTCATTCCCCTTCCCTTATCTCAAAACCGTCAATTCATGACTTTACAATGCTTAGTTCATTAACCAGGCGAATAATTCAACCACCAACATAAACAAATAGGGAAAGGAGGGATCACGTTGCCTAAGACCCATCAAGCTGCTGAAGAAATTTGAAGGTGCCCCATTGACTAAACCAAACTTCTAACCACAGATATACAAGAACCCATTCTCTACATTCCTCTCCAAAACCCATGTGCATCAATAagtacaaataatttttttttttgtttcacatTTACTTGTTTCCAttttaaattcctttatttCATAATTCAAATGACTAGAAGAATTTAAAGATTCGAGTACAGTTACAGACAATGATTCAAGGCAGTTTCTTGGTCCAATCTATATTCAGTAATCTAAGGGGAGTTGCCCCTGAAGTTCTACAGGAACTTGCCCAGTTGCCTTCCTCATATGGAATCCACCAATCTCAGGCAGATGAACCAAGGGTAGGTTATATGTAAATGAATGGTTTTTTTATCCTTCAcaataatgaaatcaaaatattcccAATTTATTCACAAGAATTATCTCCTCATTCTAAATTTATAATGTGCCAACCAGTAACAAGCTCCCAGACTGTTTCATTCATCAGATCCTTCCTCTATACCCTGGATGCCATAAAGTTATCAAACGagtttctaaagaaaaataattctacaACATACTTCTAACATCAGATCGCAGACCATCAATCAGTCCCGTACCAGACCCAGGTTGACCCCAGTTTGCTGCAGAAACTGTTTCACCAATACTCTGTGAGTTCAAGTCTGACTCTAACACAGGTGAAAGGTGTGAAATGTTCTTAGTTCTTGAAGCAATTTGTTTATATATCATTAGCAACATTTCTGTaaccccccccaccccccccccccccccccttttttggtttttttattatttcttacttttttccattcagaattatttaaaaaaaaaaaagagagagagaggaagaagaagaattaaagaaacaaaagtTCTTCAAGGAATGTACATTAGGCTTTCTGCACATCATGAACTATGTCTGAGATGAATAGGTCTTGGTGATTGGCACAGCAGGCACATGGATTCCTCATAAAGAGATCCTGATTGTTCTTTCTAAACCCAGAAAATGCATGCAAGAGGTAAATTTGTGGgcttattttccatttttctttcaaattaaaCATGTTTCTATatggcatttttttttagtgtttgaTCTGGTGATTTCTTTACATTTTACTTAAGCTCCCCATGTATTCTGAAATTTCACATATAGTGTGCATTGGTTGTATGATCCTACATTCTTGTATATGATCCAGTATACTCTTGTGCGTTTTTTGCACTTTTAATACattctcttataaaaaaaacaaaaacaaaacaaaagtcTTTTATATGATGTTAGGAATGATGTCAAGTCTAAACTCGCCAACAGGATACTAGTATagtataataaaatcaaaatattgattCTACAACATgagtttctaaaaaataaaaatatcaaaggaTATCTACAAGTACTGTTCTACATCTCCACTGCCATATTGATGCCATAGAAACTTTTTTCTTACTAAAATACTCCTAACAAGAGGTTCTGTGACATGAAATTCTTTGGAAAAAGTCTTAGTTCATAAAATACTAGCATTTAGTGATAATAATAGAATCAGATGTTAAGGGAGCAGTTGATAAAACTACTTaagaacttaatttaagttatcaaGCATGCTGAGGGCCCATCTGAAATAGCTTTCTGTTTTTGGCATTAGCTAGAAATTAAAGCTGCAATTGAATCCACGGACATAATTTTCAAAAGACAGTATTAGTattgtaaaagttttattaaagaTGAAATAACTTCTTGCATAAGCCAAAATATGGCTTAtatgaaaataacattttccTCACTTCTATATTAAACTCTTTTTAAACCATGAGCTCTTTTAAAAAGATCTGTCAAACAGGTACATAAGCTCCCCTTATTGAACTTAAAAAAGAGcttttggtttttcaaaatcttaaaaaaatatattaaaagaaatcgATTTTTCAGAATCTAAGCAAAGTTTCATCATAAGCAATAAGTtaggaaaaaacaaacactttttttttttttttcctggatcTTAAATAGTTTCATTTCTTCATGATCCAAAAACTTCTCAACTCTGTCACAACCATAAACTTCTCATCTTAAATAGTTTCATTCCTTCTGCCCATCCCTCTCATTGGCTTGTTACTTACCACTGGtgaggataaatatatttaataacctCTAAAAATTTAAGTTGGTTTTGccaaacaatcttaatacttaaaaagtaaaaaaaaaaaaaatgaactactAAGTGTTAACTAAACAAGTTCAGTAAAATTCATATTAAAGTTATCTTAAGTTCATAAGTATTAAGATTTTAGTTTTACAAAGTGTCATCTTAGTCAAACACTGGAAAAATCTAAAGCAGGTTAGAAGGTAATAGTAAGCTACGGAAACCATAAAGAAAAGCACGTAATAGCATGAACCTGGTCCTTGACTGGGAAACAAGAACTGATCCTTTTGGTGTGGCCATAAATGATTTGATGTCACTCCAAAGAGAATCCTCTGAGAAACAATCATGCTTTTCAGAATGACTGTTAATCTGGTTCAGTCTTTCCCAGGATTGATCACTCAATACGTCAGACTGTGGGCTAGCTCTCCAAAACTTACACCAATTTGCAACCTTGTTGAAGAAGTTAGAGCTTGCAATAGATTTATCATCATATGTTTCAGAACTCCTGGTGGATTTCTTGTCCAGAAATGACCCATCATCATTGGATGAAGAAATTGACACCATTTCTATTGGATCAGCTTGCTGGCTTTTGGAATCCATGCATTTTTCCTCAGATTTGATCTTCTCAGAGCTATCATCACAAGTACCACATTTTTCAGGGATTCTATTACTTTCCTTCTCAAAACCACCGTCCTTACTGCTAAACCattttctccatatttttttaaagaagccTACTTCAGACGAAGATTCTGGCCCCTCGACAGGAGACAAATGCTCCTCTGCTGCATGTGCATTAGTTGTTTCAGCAACCTTCTGGCCAAGTGGAGGGGGCTCTTCCTCTTTTATTGGAGGCTCCTCCACTTTTGTTGGAGGCTCTTTGACCTTTAGTTCTGGGGATAGAGGCAGTGATGACTTCCCATTCACAGCTCCACTACCAGAAAGTTCCGTGTTGTGTAGCTTTGGATTTAAACTGAGCTCCCTGTTTTCACTATTAGAAACAGGCCCCACTGATATAGGTGCAATGGACTCAACAGGTTCAGGAGCTTTTGATGCGATTCTTTGAACACAGTACTGGCCATCACCTCTactttgaagctttaaaatgtGCGGCATGGACAAAAGAAAGTGGGAAAACTTTCTATATCCATAGAAATCTTTGTCAATTTTCACATTACTTTTTCCCAACTCTGAACGGAGTTCTGTGATGGAAACCCCTTTGGGGTACGAGTTTAATATATGACGAATCTGCCTCATCACAATCCTTGGAATTGGACGAAGCTTAGAATCTAAACCAGGCTCAGACAACTCCTCAGCCTGTGGAGATGATGGTTGCTCAACAACTGAGAATGGGTCTTCAAGAGGCACCTTAAAATGACCATACCAAGAACCATAGGGACCATCTGGGGGTTGGTTAAAATGTTTCCCAGTAAGGTTTTCCCCTCTAACCAAAGCATTCCAATTCCACATGATACTTGCAGCACTGCAGAGAACTCCAGAAGCAGTTCCTGGACTTGCGAGCAAGACATTGTAGTTGCTCATTCTTAACCGGTGTAAAATGCTAGCAAAATCCCTATCACCCGAAATTAAAAAAAGGTGTGCAGGTGGAGGATTTTGAGAGACCCAATACATAAGATCTAGAAGAAGAGATCTATCAGCACTGTTCTTTCCACCTGCATTAATAGAAACATTGCacaggaaaaaaattaaagacacAGCAGGATCAATCTAGAGGAGGCAACTGATCCATGGCCACTGGAATTGGCCATGGTTCTACATTCTAATCATAGCCACATAACTGCTCATTCCACCCACTTAAGGAAAAGAATTAAAAGGAACATAGAAAAACAAAACCCCCAAAAACTACCCAATTACTAAATTTCATGATGCAAAGGTTCAACAACAAAACAGATGAAATTATACtccaaagaataataataagaaattatatCAAACATCTAATTATGTTATGGGAAAAAAGGTTATTTTAGCCTCAGAAAAAGAAACttagaaaacataaagaaaactTATTATTAAGGTTTCCAAAGACTAAATAGAGATAAGAacccaatgaaaaaaaaatctaaaaagggGAAACGAAATCAAGATACCCTACAAATCTTCTATACAATTTCACAATcctttctatcttttttttattttgcatatagTTTATATGTTGTGTTTGATTTCTCTgaaaatacaagaaaacaaaagaaataaattttgcaaatttgatttttcattatttgggaCCTGAGAAAACAAATAACTCTACTCAACTAACCCAAACACAATAATTTGGCTTAGTCAAGTTGTGTAGAGTTTTCCAtgccttttaaaaattaaacatgaaCCATGAAACTCAagtcttttttcatttcttgttcTCCGTTAATGGTACCCagaaaaagggctatttgaggTAAGCCATTCCAATGAATGGGCAAACTGCTTTCTATCTTCCAGTGTATCTTAGATTATCGCAAAGCAAATCCTGATATCAGCCTAAAAACTTGGTCACATAATCATTATAATCATTCTCATTGCAGGAATCCAGGGATCCCAAGCAGTGAAAGAATGGGCTAGACTTTCCAGAATGGGAtatcttaaaagaaaaatgtcagATCTCACTCCATATCCCAAGCACCAAAGGCAATAGTTTCTATAACCTAGGAATGGCCTTTCCATCCCAAACAAGGTCACAAATCAAATGGCattagtattatttttcaaaatcatagtTCAAGAAAccaaaattgacaaaaaaaaaaaaagtgtgtttgGAACACAAAATTTTCTActaccatatttttcttgaacagaaaaataagcaaataaaaCGAAAAAAGAATACATCTTTTTAAGGTTCCTAGGAGATGCACATGTTTTGGGAAATAAAAATTCAGAGAACAGTTCACAAGCTCAAACTTCCCACCAAATATTCTATGTCGATtccactttttaattttttaaaaatggcaTTTAAAAACAAACTAAACACTAAAACAAACTTTTTCCATGAATTGGGAAAATGGAAGTGTAAGTAAGGAAAGCAACAAAATGTAAGCCATGATTCAAcagtcctttttttttccctcctttttaACATGTTtctgaaaacaaaatcaaacacaTCATAAATGCAAGACAAACTGTAGGCTATGATTCTAACTGAGCTTAACTGAAcgcaattttcttttttctttccctcattTTCTCAGAAAATGAACAGAACCCAGTTAGTTATTCCATTCACAGAACCCATAATATATTCCCATAATGGATTCAAAACATCGGAGAAACAGAACGAACCGTTAGGAATGTGAGCGAGATTGATTCCCGTAGAAGACAAAGCCTCCTGATTGGATCTCGCGAGCTGCGAAACATCACCAAACGCCGTAATCTGAAGGGGACCCTTGATTCCATTAGCCCTAACTGCAGCAGTAATGCTATGCGCAATTTTGAAGACGTTAACACCCGCCGGGATATTACAATTCTCGAAGTCCCACCACACCGAGACTTTCACGGTTCGGGACTCATCTTCGTGGCGCCTGTAAGAAGAAGACAATGGGGTTGTAGAAGTTGtgaaatgagaaatgaagaacAGGTATGGCGgtggagaagaaaaataagaagcGAAGAGGAAAATGGGTCTTGAAGAGAGAAGTTTCATAGTGGATGAGGATAATTTAGGATTTAACAATTAGGGTTTTGGCAGTGAAATGAAATTTCATGGGTGGCAGAGTTGCAGAACCGGAGAAGAGGCTTTGAGGGAGAAGAGAGTGTCCTAAACCTCCTTAAAGCCCTAGTGCACGTGCAGTGTTCACCTGTGGTACTGCTTTGGTTGCCAAGGCTTTAAAGCCCATACAATTATTTGGGACAGATTTTAGGCCCATTATGAACTAATCCGTTTAGGAATGCTTGATTATAAAACAAACGAATCTCAAACCCAAGAAAATTCTGTTGcaatactttcctaaaaataattataagagcATATATCTCTTGACAAGtaatggaaaagaaatcaaaagaaTGAACTCACCATACTCCAACTTCAATTAAATTGAAGAttataacatttgaaatttGGGAGGTTCATGCGTTACATAAATCCTCTAATTGGTTTCCAAGAACAAGACAAGTGATAGTTTAACCTTATCTCTTCGATTAGGTTTTAGAATTAGTGataaaattgaaaggaaaattctAGAAAACACTTTGGAAGAGAAACCAACTCCAACAACCAGaaataatatcaacaaaataataCAACCTAATCAACCCCTGAATAattgcttaaaaaaaataaataaggaaaatgcAAAATACAAAAAGTTatcattttccaattttgagTTTCTTTTTAGCAGACAATTTGTCATTACTACTCGTTCTAAAGGTGTTAATGTCTTCTTCCAAGTATATTTCATCTACACTGAATCTCGTTGACAACTAAGATGtgtcattaattttattaatttttgtaaggAACATGTATGACCTCCCATAGCAATGGATCAATCTTTTATAGAAATGTCTTTCTGAAACACAAAATTGATCCAATTAGAtagtaagatttttttttccttcatattctattagaagtaaaaaaacattgtacctattttttttatttgataaagttGGTTGGAGAACACTCAATGAGTTTTTCAATAGCATCAAACAAGGTTAAAGTAGCTTGATAGGTTCCATCAACAATTGTAAGTCTAAGTGTATACCTATATTaatgttaaaattaataaggaaGTTTGAAAATTCCAATAAATGTCACTAATGAAGTTACTAATCAATATAAGTAAAGATATTACCTTAAGCAATAATTTATAGTAGTGTTGCAACATCTTGTACATTTTTCTTTCCACCAAATAAAATAACCTTTCCATGAAACAACAACTAACtatatataatatcttttaaagtCCTATCAA contains:
- the LOC100254025 gene encoding uncharacterized protein LOC100254025, coding for MEAFFSLITHLSLLILLFQAAHSGTVTGNGVADQWRHPRVHYVQESIKGFELREDDMAFSPESSPLAAPAPTPGGVISTSPDYTWPFHYKQVNSPSSSPTNSPPSADADEGMPFINSNPTVPLPTGETDSVTIRPLPISAHQDQMEAVLAFQITVSFMVCVILFKG
- the LOC100259153 gene encoding uncharacterized protein LOC100259153 produces the protein MKLLSSRPIFLFASYFSSPPPYLFFISHFTTSTTPLSSSYRRHEDESRTVKVSVWWDFENCNIPAGVNVFKIAHSITAAVRANGIKGPLQITAFGDVSQLARSNQEALSSTGINLAHIPNGGKNSADRSLLLDLMYWVSQNPPPAHLFLISGDRDFASILHRLRMSNYNVLLASPGTASGVLCSAASIMWNWNALVRGENLTGKHFNQPPDGPYGSWYGHFKVPLEDPFSVVEQPSSPQAEELSEPGLDSKLRPIPRIVMRQIRHILNSYPKGVSITELRSELGKSNVKIDKDFYGYRKFSHFLLSMPHILKLQSRGDGQYCVQRIASKAPEPVESIAPISVGPVSNSENRELSLNPKLHNTELSGSGAVNGKSSLPLSPELKVKEPPTKVEEPPIKEEEPPPLGQKVAETTNAHAAEEHLSPVEGPESSSEVGFFKKIWRKWFSSKDGGFEKESNRIPEKCGTCDDSSEKIKSEEKCMDSKSQQADPIEMVSISSSNDDGSFLDKKSTRSSETYDDKSIASSNFFNKVANWCKFWRASPQSDVLSDQSWERLNQINSHSEKHDCFSEDSLWSDIKSFMATPKGSVLVSQSRTREQMAQNLRKEGPLVLGSLTETDLLHLVDLLISDKKWVEENPTQTSPFKVIWPVGKKSTSSQPHVSNGLSSIFLGTQSQSNLQRQLEHGEKRDQNLPHTGASRPVIDKKMLDRSRSEILAHCQKLVDEILKEYPEGFNMGAFRKLFLERYGYSLDVQKLGYQRLASLLQIMPGVKIESTYIVPSWTASKGSLLESSDTNGQEDNVSGKVGNSDSELSDASRKEDDLDSPWEELGPVADTNSNRNEMESELRRKKKEETVRQVHLDYEPSPSDDDFSDSEGETSLSTGTDRQERPKISKEDSSLLRILDSWYSSKEDNKRRDGVENADGMIDCSRNDLKSSGSSGFFSEDDTSPINCRKKQRPVRSYSFVSDHGDDKDKLIDGILGSLKKSGESRMHS